Genomic segment of Ranitomeya imitator isolate aRanImi1 chromosome 6, aRanImi1.pri, whole genome shotgun sequence:
atgtacacagtgactgcaccagcagaatagtgagtgcagctctggagtataatacaggatataactcaggatcagtaatgtaggtacacagtgactgcaccagcagaatagtgagtgcagctctggagtataatacaggatgtaactcaggatcagtaatgtaatgtatgtacacagtgactgcaccagcagaatagtgagtgcagctctggggtataatgcaggatgtaactcaggatcagtaatgtaatgtatgtacacagtgactgcaccagcagaatagtgagtgcagctctggattataatacaggatgtaactcaggatcagtaatgtaatgtatgtacacagtgactgaaccagcagaatagtgagtgcagctctggagtataatacaggatgtaactcaggatcagtaatgtaatgtatgtacacagtgactgcaccagcagaatagtgagtgcatcactggagtataatacaggatgtaactcaggatcagtaatgtatgtacacagtgactgctccagcagaatagtgagtgcagctctggagtataatacaggatgtaactcaggatcagtaatgtaatgtatgtacacagtgactgcaccagcagaatagtgagtgcatcactggagtataatacaggatgtaactcaggatcagtaatgtatgtacacagtgactgctccagcagaatagtgagtgcagctctggagtataatacaggatgtaactcaggatcagtaatgtaatgtatgtacacagtgactgcaccagcagaatagtgagtgcagctctggggtatgatactggatgtaactcaggatcagtaatgtaatgtatttacacagtgactgcaccagcagaatagtgagtgcagctctggggtataatacaggaggtaactcaggatcagtaatctaatgtatgtacacagtgactgcaccagcagaatagtgagtgcagctctggaatataatacaggatataacttgtCACTATTCTCAGCGTGActttcacccctacgtcacggatcggggtgactttaggccaacagatggctatcacatgtgcaggggggcttatcttagttatccctccactgctacactgctacaatgtgatgaaaacacatcaGTTtatagcaggggcttattttagttatcccactgctcttcaatataccacgaactgcagggatttatgtatatcccgctgtaCCGTTCCGcttgagaacttgcagctctctggcaccccaattaccctcaggtcagactaggtactgcacctagggtaattagtcgccagaaaggctgcctgctatgtactggctattgggcacgctgcggcgagggcaatataactactcccactcaggcaggaacaataattatcaacggcaccatcactacaacgactcccaaatacccagaataaggtatgctgccaccagcttcgattaaatgggccCGAAGCCAACCCAAAAGGTTGGCGTAATTCTCTTCAGAAGGCGTATGGTGCGTTTTAGAGCAAGAAGAATGAAACTAGTAGTTTTATAGCTTACTCCAAAAGATTAGgcagtttataaaaaaatatcacaaGGAttttacaataagagacaattgaaagtatgtacaaagtaattataaaataacagggattaagtgagaaattaacacttacatgtgttcagatcatttcatgcaaaaccaggctagtgggcggagctcccaatatcccagttcatcagggctggcagtaagagctcctcaggtaagactaacTGCTGGGTGCCTTGCAGAAAACCTATAACTGCAGCCTGGTGTCTTCACTAAAAGGGTTGGTTTCCCCAGACCCTCCCCTCAGACTTACCAAATTTAACACTAATTCTGATAATTCTCGTATCttcgctccagaacatgtcagaatcataacacacccctcattcctcttattttacaattggctttctattggtaccaaattcGGCCTAGTTGGGACACACGGCTCCGGAAAAATCCATACTTTGTCCCCGTTGGGTTTAAAGGCTCAtgcttacagtggctgacagatccgctgatggagattcgcaacatggacttattttcctagcctaaatcggtgacccaatatcttatcataatagaacaaagaccctcatggattttgggaggcctagaccagtttcagctggtacaattgtctattgCGGCTACTGGTTGTATAAATTCTTGTGGTGAGGGAATGAGTAAGTTGTCCAGAACCTGGAATAtgcagctagaagcaataaaacctcttctacacatacatttcagcaagcagaaacacagagagaaggggggtttaagcccacagcatgggtgctaacaggcaaagatacaaaatcatattacatttcatacattatcgtgacataactcaggatcagtaatgtatgtacacagtgactgcaccagcagaatagtgattgcagctctggggtataatacaggatgtaactcaggatcagtaatgtaatgtatgtacacagtgactgcaccagcagaatagtgattgcagctctggagtataatacaggaggtaactcaggatcagtaatgtaatgtatgtacacagtgactgcaccagcagaatagtgagtgcagctctggagtataatacaggatgtaactcaggatcagtaatgtaatgtatgtgcacagtgactgcaccagcagaatagtgagtgcagctctggagtataatacaggatgtaactcaggatcagtaatgtaatgtatgtacacagtgactgcaccagcagaatagtgagtgcagctctggagtataaaacacgaggtaactcaggatctgtaatctaatgtatgtacacagtgactgcaccagcaggatagcgagtgcagctctggagtataatacaggatgtatctcaggatcagtaatgtatgtacacagtgactgaaccagcagaatagtgagtgcagctctggagtataatacaggatgtaactcaggatcagtaatgtaatgtatgtacacagtgactgcaccagcagaatagtgagtgcagctctggagtataatacaggatgtaactcaggatcagtaatgtaatgtatgtacacagtgactgcaccagcagaatagtgagtgcagctctggagtataatacaggaggtaacttaggatcagtaatgtatgtacacagtgactgcaccagcagaatagtgagtgcagctctagagcataatacaggatgtaactcaggaccagtaatgtaatgtctgtacacagtgactgcaccagcagaatagtgagtgcagctctggggtataatacaggatgtaactcaggatcagtaatgtaatgtctgtacacagtgactgcaccagcagaatagtgagtgcagctctggagtataatacaggatgtaactcaggatcagtaatgtaatgtctgtacacagggactgcaccagcagaatagtgagtgcagctctggagtataatacaggaggtaactcaggatcagtaatgtaatgtatgtacacagtgactgcaccagcagaatagtgagtgcagctctggggtataatacaggatgtaactcaggaccagtaatgtaatgtatgtgcacagtgactgcaccagcagaatagtgagtgcagctctggaatataatacaggatgtaactcaggatcagtaatgtaatgtatgtacacagtgactgcaccagcagaatagtgagtgcagctctagagtataatacaggatgtaactcaggaccagtaatgtaatgtatgtacacagtgactgcaccagcagaatagtgagtgcagctctggagtataatagaggatgtaactcaggatcagtaatgtaatgtctgtacacagtgactgcaccagcagaatagtgagtgcagctctggggtataatacaggatgtaactcaggatcagtaatgtaatgtatgtacacagtgactgcaccagcagaatagtgagtgcagctctggagtataatacaggaggtaactcaggatcagtaatgtaatgtatgtacacagtgactgcacaagcagaatagtgagtgcagctctggggtataatacaggatgtaactcaggatcagtaatgtaatgtatgtacacagtgactgcaccagcagaatagtgagtgcagctctggggtataatacaggatgtaactcaggatcagtaatgtaatgaatgtacacagtgactgcacaagcagaatagtgagtgcagctctggggtataatacaggatgtaactcaggatcagtaatgtaatgtatgtacacagtgactgcaccagcagaatagtgagtgcagctctggagtataatacaggatgtaactcaggatcagtaatgtaatgtatgtacacagtgactgcaccagcagaatagtgagtgcagctctggagtataatacaggaggtaacttaggatcagtaatgtatgtacacagtgactgcaccagcagaatagtgagtgcagctctagagtataatacaggatgtaactcaggaccagtaatgtaatgtctgtacacagtgactgcaccagcagaatagtgagtgcagctctggggtataatacaggatgtaactcaggatcagtaatgtaatgtctgtacacagtgactgcaccagcagaatagtgagtgcagctctggagtataatacaggatgtaactcaggatcagtaatgtaatgtctgtacacagggactgcaccagcagaatagtgagtgcagctctggagtataatacaggaggtaactcaggatcagtgatgtaatgtatgtacacagtgactgcaccagcagaatagtgagtgcagctctggggtataatacaggatgtaactcaggaccagtaatgtaatgtatgtgcacagtgactgcaccagcagaatagtgagtgcagctcttgaatataatacaggatgtaactcaggatcagtaatgtaatgtatgtacacagtgactgcaccagcagaatagtgagtgcagctctagagtataatacaggatgtaactcaggaccagtaatgtaatgtatgtacacagtgactgcaccagcagaatagtaagtgcagctctggagtataatagagaatgtaactcaggatcagtaatgtaatgtctgtacacagtgactgcaccagcagaatagtgagtgcagctctggggtataatacaggatgtaactcaggatcagtaatgtaatgtatgtacacagtgactgcaccagcagaatagtgagtgcagctctggagtataatacaggaggtaactcaggatcagtaatgtaatgtatgtacacagtgactgcacaagcagaatagtgagtgcagctctggagtataatacaggatgtaactcaggatcagtaatgtaatgtatgtacacagtgactgcaccagcagaatagtgagtgcagctctggagtataatacaggaggtaacttaggatcagtaatgtatgtacacagtgactgcaccagcagaatagtgagtgcagctctagagtataatacaggatgtaactcaggaccagtaatgtaatgtctgtacacagtgactgcaccagcagaatagtgagtgcagctctggggtataatacaggatgtaactcaggatcagtaatgtaatgtctgtacacagtgactgcaccagcagaatagtgagtgcagctctggagtataatacaggatgtaactcaggatcagtaatgtaatgtctgtacacagggactgcaccagcagaatagtgagtgcagctctggagtataatacaggaggtaactcaggatcagtaatgtaatgtatgtacacagtgactgcaccagcagaatagtgagtgcagctctggggtataatacaggatgtaactcaggaccagtaatgtaatgtatgtgcacagtgactgcactagcagaatagtgagtgcagctctggaatataatacaggatgtaactcaggatcagtaatgtaatgtatgtacacagtgactgcaccagcagaatagtgagtgcagctctagagtataatacaggatgtaactcaggaccagtaatgtaatgtatgtacacagtgactgcaccagcagaatagtgagtgcagctctggagtataatagaggatgtaactcaggatcagtaatgtaatgtctgtacacagtgactgcaccagcagaatagtgagtgcagctctggagtataatacaggaggtaactcaggatcagtaatgtaatgtatgtacacagtgactgcacaagcagaatagtgagtgcagctctggggtataatacaggatgtaactcaggatcagtaatgtaatgtatgtacacagtgactgcaccagcagaatagtgagtgcagctctggggtataatacaggatgtaactcaggatcagtaatgtaatgaatgtacacagtgactgcacaagcagaatagtgagtgcagctctggggtataatacaggatgtaactcaggatcagtaatgtaatgtatgtacacagtgactgcaccagcagaatagtgagtgcagctctggagtataatacaggatgtaactcaggatcagtaatgtaatgtatgtacacagtgactgcaccagcagaatagtgagtgcagctctggagtataatacaggaggtaacttaggatcagtaatgtatgtacacagtgactgcaccagcagaatagtgagtgcagctctagagtataatacaggatgtaactcaggaccagtaatgtaatgtctgtacacagtgactgcaccagcagaatagtgagtgcagctctggggtataatacaggatgtaactcaggatcagtaatgtaatgtctgtacacagtgactgcaccagcagaatagtgagtgcagctctggagtataatacaggatgtaactcaggatcagtaatgtaatgtctgtacacagggactgcaccagcagaatagtgagtgcagctctggagtataatacaggaggtaactcaggatcagtgatgtaatgtatgtacacagtgactgcaccagcagaatagtgagtgcagctctggggtataatacaggatgtaactcaggaccagtaatgtaatgtatgtgcacagtgactgcaccagcagaatagtgagtgcagctcttgaatataatacaggatgtaactcaggatcagtaatgtaatgtatgtacacagtgactgcaccagcagaatagtgagtgcagctctagagtataatacaggatgtaactcaggaccagtaatgtaatgtatgtacacagtgactgcaccagcagaatagtaagtgcagctctggagtataatagagaatgtaactcaggatcagtaatgtaatgtctgtacacagtgactgcaccagcagaatagtgagtgcagctctggggtataatacaggatgtaactcaggatcagtaatgtaatgtatgtacacagtgactgcaccagcagaatagtgagtgcagctctggagtataatacaggaggtaactcaggatcagtaatgtaatgtatgtacacagtgactgcacaagcagaatagtgagtgcagctctggagtataatacaggatgtaactcaggatcagtaatgtaatgtatgtacacagtgactgcaccagcagaatagtgagtgcagctctggagtataatacaggaggtaacttaggatcagtaatgtatgtacacagtgactgcaccagcagaatagtgagtgcagctctagagtataatacaggatgtaactcaggaccagtaatgtaatgtctgtacacagtgactgcaccagcagaatagtgagtgcagctctggggtataatacaggatgtaactcaggatcagtaatgtaatgtctgtacacagtgactgcaccagcagaatagtgagtgcagctctggagtataatacaggatgtaactcaggatcagtaatgtaatgtctgtacacagggactgcaccagcagaatagtgagtgcagctctggagtataatacaggaggtaactcaggatcagtaatgtaatgtatgtacacagtgactgcaccagcagaatagtgagtgcagctctggggtataatacaggatgtaactcaggaccagtaatgtaatgtatgtgcacagtgactgcactagcagaatagtgagtgcagctctggaatataatacaggatgtaactcaggatcagtaatgtaatgtatgtacacagtgactgcaccagcagaatagtgagtgcagctctagagtataatacaggatgtaactcaggaccagtaatgtaatgtatgtacacagtgactgcaccagcagaatagtgagtgcagctctggagtataatagaggatgtaactcaggatcagtaatgtaatgtctgtacacagtgactgcaccagcagaatagtgagtgcagctctggggtataatacaggatgtaactcaggatcagtaatgtaatgtatgtacacagtgactgcaccagcagaatagtgagtgcagctctggagtataatacaggaggtaactcaggatcagtaatgtaatgtatgtacacagtgactgcacaagcagaatagtgagtgcagctctggggtataatacaggatgtaactcaggatcagtaatgtaatgtatgtacacagtgactgcaccagcagaatagtgagtgcagctctggggtataatacaggatgtaactcaggatcagtaatgtaatgtatgtacacagtgactgcacaagcagaatagtgagtgcagctctggggtataatacaggatgtagctcaggatcagtaatgtaatgtatgtacacagtgactgcaccagcagaatagtgagtgcagctctggggtataatacaggatgtaactcaggatcagtaatgtaatgtatgtacacagtgaatgcaccagcagaatagtgagtgcagctctggagtataatacaggaggtgactcaggatcagtaatgtaatgtatgtacacagtgaatgcaccagcagaatagtgagtgcagctctggggtataatacaggaggtaactcaggatcagtaatgtaatgtaatgtatgtacacagtgactgcacaagcagaatagtgagtgcagctctggggtataatacaggatgtaactcaggatcagtaatgtaatgtatgtacacagtgactgcaccagcagaatagtgagtgcagctctggagtatgtgtttttttgtccGTGCCTCACATCTCTATTATCTTCTCCCGCAGTTGATGGTGTTATAATGACGTATATGAGTAAGTTCTGCTCCGCCGCCTGCATTACTGCTTCCCAGAACCTCACCATTGTGGCAGCCACAGAAACCTGTTGCACTTCGGACTTGTGCAACAATGAGAAGCTCGGAGATGTGAACAGCCTGTATCTCGGCAGTGGCGGCGGTGTCCTGGCAGGCGGCGCTTTGCTGTTGATtgccgtctccggtctcctcagtgccATCTCTGCCATGTAAAGCGCCATCAATGGGAATGAATGTATCAGCTGCTGGATGTTGTGTGGAGGCATGAGGCCAGAACGCCTCGCACCGTGCTGAGGTATCGCAGGCTCTGACATCGGGTATACACTGATACGATCCAAATAAAGCTAATCAGGGGGAATGATCGTATCGGGGACACTATAGATATTTAACGTATGATAAAGATTTCAGCCGTCACTTTAATAAATGTCGTCAGAGTTTTCTCGTCTTTGATTTTTCTGTTCTGGGCTTCAGTGTCTGGAATATTTTATAGGAAACGGCAAATATTTAGTTTACCTATTCCATGTCTCcaatcacacccagagctgcattcacaattctgctaaaGTTTGATGAAAACTGGAAATCTGCAGTATAAATATGAAAATGCGGACGTCTCCAAGACACAAGACGGCATCCTCAGACGTGAGATCCAAGATTTGTCTctaatcacatccagagctgcactcaaaatCCCGATGTCTTTCCCGTTATCATGGAGCATTTCTCAGTACTGTGCTGGTAGGTTTCCTGTGACACAGACCTTAAGGCAGTTGGACTTATCAAGATTTTGGATGAGAGTCTGAATGCAGCTTTGGTAGTGACTGGAGAGCACTGTATCTACCAAGTGGGAGAAGCAGCAATCTGGGGTTTCTCTTAgggagttgaaaaaaaaaaaacgctctaaAGATGCAGCCTCCATAAAACAAAgacagaaaaaaagttaaaaaaaaaaagttataaatattGGAATCAACTCCTTCCCCCTTTACACCAATAAAAATGGAGAAAATTTAAGGAGTTAAAATTCATGTAGATGTTCTGgaagaaataaaacaataacaacaaGTTACAAGTTCATAGAACAGATTCCGCAGTAACAACCTTTTGATACAATGTAACATGCTAAGTGTCCTGTCAGGTATGGGCCACAAGGTGGCGCAGCGGAGCGCACATTCTCCTGCAGTTTACTGAGGATATGGGGTGGCAGGATGGAGGTGAATTTATTAGGTTTTATTATGGGCAGATAATGGTGGAGCCGGGGAGAGCGCTAATGGTTATCTGTTCCCATGCTAAAGCAAAAATGCAAACCACAAAGTGATGTTGGGGCACGGTGTTGGCAGAACTGTTTGATGGCTGGCGTCATCCTTCACATATCTGTAATTACTAGCACTAAAATGCCAGggcgctcgttgctcaggtcgatcagattggaatactcaggtactcagccagaacaacgagcccaatgtacagtaagtctatgggagacgcgAGTATTTTACCGCGATCCCTCCCGGAGGTCCtttaaaggtctaaaaacatctgaaaatgatggaaacactgctcaaattacacgggaacatcatggggatcgtccctggaagcattcctgactcctagttcacggcTTTAATCAttattttccgagattcatgccatttttctcggtgccacaaaaaacacctgaaaactaaaccaaaacggatttttctgggaaatatgtcaagatcCGTCctctgcaggttaatgacttgcctgtaaggccaaatatgtaGCCCCAGAATGAAAATTTCCTCCATCaattgggcttagttcagacgcagcgttttccaactttaacattgctttcaaccactacaaatgcattcactgggaaatgtcattgtaacatgtaacccccctagctggccatgtggtgggtGACACATAagtagacccatcttgtttcatttatgaaggagggactcttaaagtcacagagcctatttgtactggtgcatcaggcggcattaatcttcttaaagggccattattaaagagtgggtctcctaaactgttgttgcctatgctgtgagtgggtgggctgccaagaattacgacgcaccacaatgccCCTtttataagatgtccaggagggcctcctaaaaaagtGTTGCATTAAATTCTAGGccagccctgctaccaattcatatgcaccccattaggccttggaacccacatactgaatgggcccaggaaaatccacttcacaatattcattttgtgctccatactccttggttttatacattggcaccaaggcctgccctgctatatagtcatatgccccccattacgccttggaacccacatccactcgtattttttaatggtgtgATGGTTCCCTGTTTGCAGAATGATTTACAGGAGaacttggcaattttatttgacaagtTTTTAACACGAACGTTCCGATACGGCTTTAAAAAGgccaatacttgcaatacaaggcaattttatttcaaactacaaaattcaaggaatagtatgattgaatagtgtgagtgcgtacacttttgtatatgttaacatacaaaggttaataagaacATATAATGCTTAAGTATATATAAAGATGAACTacttacagtatacttacatcatcaccaagaggcttttaaacatcatccgtctggaagatcagagaagcaagaccaagacagagaacccatgggagattacctacactgcatgggcgtccccaattatgcaggtatcagcaccttgctcaaaattctgtggcctataaaagtacagaacacgttcaccaaggtcatgtcgtcggagataaggaagagacattgcaggaaaccgagttaagtaggcccaatgtaggggtgtgggtctctgagacttgtaatggagtgcatgagctgacaaacaattccccaatgtggggtccttttttttactaaataaaatagtcccATCAcaaccccttgcccaaaattcaccgtacagagcacgttcaccctggtgatctagtggaagttaaaggacatattgcaggagacagagttaagaagtaggcccaatgtaatgtaaagcccaatgtggggtcctttttttagtaaataaactagtgccatcacagcccccttgcccaaacgtCACcgtcctataacagtacagagaacgttcaccctggtcatctagtggttctggatgataaggataagaacaaacagaccaaatctggacacGTATACCCATGTATGGTTGTGAAGAGGTgagtgagaatacacctccccaaaagagaatgtatttgaggtta
This window contains:
- the LOC138643176 gene encoding prostate stem cell antigen-like, with protein sequence MVTLVVSVVFVLLLSMAQLGSTALCYTCTMAISDDPCMTVTNCSGTTPYCGTARIDGVIMTYMSKFCSAACITASQNLTIVAATETCCTSDLCNNEKLGDVNSLYLGSGGGVLAGGALLLIAVSGLLSAISAM